The Collinsella aerofaciens genomic interval GATGCCACGGTCGAAAGCAAGCAGCTCGACTACACCTGGGAAGACAGCGACTACGCCCTGTTCCCCGTCTGGATGCTCTCCACCTCGTGGAACGGCAAGAGCTACCTGTTTGCCATGAACGGCCAGACCGGCCGCTTGGTCGGCGAGCTCCCCTGCTCCAAGCCCAAGCTCGCCATCGCCTCGGTGCTGTTCTTTGTGATCGGATTTGTCCTCTCCCAGATCCTCTTCATGGGTGAGAACGCCTTCGATCCGGATTACCTCACCTTTGATATCGAGGGCATCCTCATCAACATCGTCGCGCCGCTGATCATCGTGGTCATCGCAGACGTGCTGCTGGTGGGCCAGCTCAAGACGGCCAACGAGGCCACCCACGCCGATTGCTACTGTGGCGAGCTCGACCTGACCGAGAAGCACGACACCTTCAGCCACACCGAGACCACCGTTGTCATGAAGGACGACAAGGACGATTAACCATCCTGACCAATACCACCCGGCCTTTGACGAGAAAGGAAGATCACCATGGGACTCTTGAAAGCTGGATTGGGTGCTGCCGGCGGCGTCATGGCCGACCAGTGGAAGGAATTTATCTACTGCGAATCGATGCCCGCTGACGTCTTGGCCTGCAAGGGCAGCAAGCGCACCGGCGGCCGCAGCTCCAACACGCGCGGCGAGGACAACGTCATCTCCAACGGCTCGGTCATCGCCGTCAACGACGGCCAGGGCATGCTCGTGGTGCAAAACGGCAAGATCATCGAAGTCGCGCTGGAGCCCGGTGAGTTAGTCTTTGACACCGGCAGCGAGCCGAGCGTCTTTAGCGGCAACCTGGGCGATTCCATCAAGGAGACCTTCGCCAATATCGGCAGCCGCTTTACCTTTGGCGGCGACGCGGGCAAGGACCAGCGTGTCTACTTCATCAACACCAAGGAGATCATCGGCAACAAGTACGGCACCGCCTCGCCCGTGCCCTTCCGCGTGGTCGATAACAACATTGGCCTGGACGTCGACATCTCCGTGCGCTGCAACGGCGAGTATTCGTACCGCATCACCAACCCGCTGCTGTTCTACACCAACGTATGCGGCAACGTGACCGATAGCTACACGCGCGACAAGATCGACAGCCAGCTTAAGTCCGAGCTGCTCACCGCCCTGCAGCCCGCCTTTGCCAAAATCTCGGAGATGGGCATCCGCTACAGCGCCATCCCCGGCCACACCACCGAGCTCGCCCGCGCGCTCAACGAGGTCCTCTCTGCCGACTGGCGTGACCTGCGCGGCGTTGAGATCGTAAGCTTTGGCGTCAACTCCATCGCCGCCTCGCAAGAAGACGAGCAGATGATCAAGGACCTGCAGAAAGCCGCGGTCATGCGCGATCCCACCATGGCGGCAGCCAACATCGCCAGCGCCCAGAGCGATGCGATGCGCGCGGCAGCCGCC includes:
- a CDS encoding SPFH domain-containing protein, whose product is MGLLKAGLGAAGGVMADQWKEFIYCESMPADVLACKGSKRTGGRSSNTRGEDNVISNGSVIAVNDGQGMLVVQNGKIIEVALEPGELVFDTGSEPSVFSGNLGDSIKETFANIGSRFTFGGDAGKDQRVYFINTKEIIGNKYGTASPVPFRVVDNNIGLDVDISVRCNGEYSYRITNPLLFYTNVCGNVTDSYTRDKIDSQLKSELLTALQPAFAKISEMGIRYSAIPGHTTELARALNEVLSADWRDLRGVEIVSFGVNSIAASQEDEQMIKDLQKAAVMRDPTMAAANIASAQSDAMRAAAANPNGAMAGFMGMGMAGGMGGMNASQLFAAGQAQQQAAPQPAPAPAPAPAPAAAPAAGTWTCSCGATNTGKFCSECGSPAPAPAPAKWFCPNCGSENGGKFCSNCGTPRP